The following coding sequences are from one Bacillaceae bacterium S4-13-56 window:
- a CDS encoding YjcZ family sporulation protein: protein MSYGYGGGFALIVVLFILLIIVGTAYVGY, encoded by the coding sequence ATGAGTTACGGATATGGCGGTGGCTTTGCGTTAATTGTAGTGTTGTTCATCTTGTTAATCATCGTTGGAACTGCTTATGTAGGCTACTAA